The Gallus gallus isolate bGalGal1 chromosome 3, bGalGal1.mat.broiler.GRCg7b, whole genome shotgun sequence genome window below encodes:
- the CLDN20 gene encoding claudin-20, translating into MASAGLQFFAFMLALFGVFGDIAATLLPNWKVNADVGSNIITAITQMQGLWMDCTWYSTGMFSCTLKYSVLSLPVYIQTARTTMVMSCILSAFGICITTVGMKCTKLGGDPDSKSHTCFAGGVCFILAGIFGLVPTSWYTREIISNFLDQTIPESGKHEPGGAVYIGFISAGFLLVAGVIFCTSCFKKQQGAWIYPPKQQHLPSTMQESSAGYNLKDYV; encoded by the coding sequence ATGGCATCAGCCGGTCTGcagttctttgcttttatgCTGGCTTTGTTTGGCGTTTTTGGAGACATCGCAGCCACCTTGCTTCCGAACTGGAAGGTAAATGCAGACGTTGGTTCCAACATCATAACAGCTATAACGCAGATGCAAGGACTGTGGATGGACTGCACGTGGTACAGCACCGGGATGTTCAGTTGTACCCTGAAATACTCCGTTCTGTCTCTCCCTGTCTACATCCAGACTGCACGAACTACCATGGTAATGTCTTGCATCCTATCAGCCTTTGGGATCTGCATCACTACAGTTGGAATGAAATGCACAAAGTTGGGAGGGGACCCCGACAGCAAAAGTCACACTTGTTTTGCTGGAGGAGTCTGCTTCATTCTTGCAGGAATTTTTGGATTAGTACCAACCTCTTGGTACACGAGAGAAATCATTTCCAATTTTCTGGACCAGACCATTCCAGAAAGCGGTAAACATGAACCGGGAGGAGCGGTTTACATAGGATTCATTTCAGCAGGGTTTCTGCTTGTTGCAGGTGTGATTTTCTGCACTTCctgctttaaaaagcagcaaggagcaTGGATTTATcctccaaagcagcagcatctcccatCCACAATGCAGGAGAGCAGTGCAGGTTACAATCTGAAGGACTATGTGTAA